From Oscillatoria sp. FACHB-1407, a single genomic window includes:
- a CDS encoding SDR family NAD(P)-dependent oxidoreductase, giving the protein MALLNGRIALVTGANGGIGQYYIQGLQAAGVSRIYAGARNPDSLQAIAATDPNRIIPIALDITDDASVQAAAETYRDVDLLINNAGVGFNQRLIPGISFDKIRSEIEVNYLGTVRMCLAFAPVLKANGGGAIVNMLTILAKVNFPLNASYSASKAAALLATQGIRAELASQGTLVVGVMPGTVNTGMSKDFPPPKVDPEEVVRVALQAVVDGVEDVYPGEQAQEMQAQLLQDPKALEKAMAAILAG; this is encoded by the coding sequence ATGGCATTGCTAAACGGAAGAATTGCACTGGTGACAGGGGCAAACGGTGGCATTGGGCAATATTACATCCAGGGATTGCAAGCGGCTGGAGTCAGTCGCATTTATGCAGGGGCACGCAATCCCGACAGTTTGCAGGCGATCGCAGCTACTGACCCCAATCGCATCATTCCCATTGCCCTCGACATCACCGATGATGCCTCTGTTCAAGCGGCAGCAGAGACATATCGAGATGTGGATTTGCTGATTAACAATGCGGGAGTCGGGTTTAATCAGCGGCTCATCCCAGGGATTAGCTTTGACAAAATACGCTCAGAGATTGAGGTCAATTATTTGGGTACGGTGCGCATGTGTCTTGCTTTTGCTCCTGTGCTCAAAGCTAATGGAGGTGGGGCGATCGTCAATATGTTGACTATTTTGGCAAAGGTTAATTTCCCCCTTAATGCCTCTTACAGTGCTTCTAAAGCGGCTGCACTTTTAGCCACTCAAGGGATTCGGGCTGAGTTAGCTTCGCAGGGAACGCTCGTCGTTGGAGTCATGCCAGGGACAGTGAATACAGGCATGAGTAAGGATTTTCCACCACCCAAGGTTGACCCAGAAGAAGTGGTGCGGGTGGCATTGCAAGCGGTTGTGGATGGCGTAGAAGATGTTTATCCCGGTGAGCAAGCACAGGAGATGCAAGCCCAACTCCTCCAGGATCCAAAAGCCCTTGAAAAAGCCATGGCAGCCATTCTGGCGGGTTGA
- a CDS encoding glycosyltransferase, whose amino-acid sequence MRKLYFLLPGTGSRFACGGLWAELKTFELARQICPAEVVTYRQREANTLFLDDVLQTQSLDDVIFVISWGFDVPKLAARLARHCVVYHAHSAEYGFKLPSRVPIITVSRSTMGYWGQRSPHSLIYYLPNHISENFRNLHQPRDIDVVVQARKSSSYLLKELIPALKQHSQVYVVESFIDDLAGLFNRTRVYLYDSSEYWALQGVTEGFGLQPLEAIACGCRVFSSVNHGLSDYLDPGFNGEKIAGYSKEYDVQRILKALQSPQPVEPDEWLKEYRAANITQRLTVILGAINEFFDYRSQGLAPIQDLTSTRLLKLQVEQWINKVQRKLKSRR is encoded by the coding sequence GTGCGAAAACTTTATTTCCTGCTTCCGGGGACAGGCAGTCGGTTTGCCTGCGGTGGATTGTGGGCAGAGTTAAAGACCTTTGAGTTAGCTCGGCAGATCTGTCCCGCAGAGGTTGTTACCTATCGTCAGCGCGAAGCCAACACGCTCTTTTTGGATGACGTATTGCAAACCCAATCCCTGGATGATGTCATTTTTGTCATTAGTTGGGGGTTTGATGTACCCAAACTCGCTGCTCGTCTAGCCCGCCACTGTGTGGTCTATCACGCTCATAGCGCAGAGTATGGGTTCAAGTTGCCTTCCCGTGTTCCTATCATTACCGTGAGCCGCAGCACAATGGGTTATTGGGGACAGCGATCGCCCCATTCGCTGATCTACTACTTGCCCAACCACATCTCTGAAAACTTCCGCAATCTGCATCAACCACGTGATATCGACGTGGTAGTGCAGGCTCGCAAGTCGTCGAGTTACCTGCTAAAAGAGTTAATTCCCGCCTTAAAACAACACAGCCAGGTTTATGTCGTGGAGTCCTTTATTGATGATCTGGCAGGGCTATTTAACCGAACCAGGGTTTATCTTTATGACTCTTCTGAATATTGGGCGTTGCAAGGGGTAACTGAGGGGTTTGGGCTGCAACCGTTAGAGGCGATCGCCTGTGGATGTCGGGTGTTTTCCAGTGTCAACCATGGGCTGTCGGACTATCTCGATCCAGGGTTTAATGGCGAAAAGATTGCTGGATATTCCAAAGAATACGATGTCCAACGCATTCTCAAAGCGTTGCAAAGCCCACAACCCGTTGAGCCGGATGAGTGGCTGAAAGAATATCGTGCAGCAAACATTACTCAACGTCTGACAGTGATCTTAGGAGCGATTAATGAGTTCTTCGACTACCGCTCTCAGGGACTCGCCCCCATTCAAGACTTAACATCTACACGGTTGTTAAAGCTCCAGGTTGAACAGTGGATAAATAAGGTTCAACGCAAATTAAAATCGCGTCGTTAA
- a CDS encoding tetratricopeptide repeat protein — MKLLQTGLMLGMVLVTAIASPISASATRAPKPVQNILPLPSQSTQTNSDLAIQDAIAQGVTALDAGEYNDALVAFDRVIQLDRSNAMGWMGRGYALNGLGDFSEAMAAFQQAVRFDRTLYGAWVGLGIATDENGNPEQALAAYEQAIQIDATRFRVWYHQGVTLLRLQRYEQSLNSFNQALRIEPEHEYSWYQRGFVLGELQRYPEALASFERAIAINPENAWSWYYKGLALAITNRPEEAIDAVKQALRLAPDFEEARTLLNELQAIATNQQPLSQLN; from the coding sequence ATGAAGTTGCTGCAAACTGGATTAATGCTCGGTATGGTGCTGGTTACGGCGATCGCCTCTCCCATCAGTGCATCTGCGACTCGTGCCCCAAAGCCTGTTCAAAACATTTTGCCCCTTCCATCGCAGTCTACTCAGACTAACTCTGATTTAGCGATTCAAGATGCGATCGCACAGGGGGTAACCGCACTCGATGCAGGTGAATATAACGATGCGCTGGTTGCCTTTGATCGTGTGATCCAACTCGATCGCAGCAATGCCATGGGCTGGATGGGACGGGGTTATGCCCTGAATGGTTTGGGAGATTTTAGCGAAGCGATGGCGGCATTTCAGCAAGCGGTGCGCTTTGATCGCACGTTGTATGGAGCCTGGGTCGGTTTGGGCATTGCGACCGATGAAAATGGTAATCCAGAACAAGCATTAGCCGCTTATGAGCAAGCGATTCAAATCGATGCCACTCGCTTTCGTGTCTGGTATCACCAGGGGGTAACATTGCTGCGCCTGCAACGTTATGAGCAATCGCTGAATTCATTTAATCAGGCATTACGAATTGAGCCAGAGCATGAGTATTCCTGGTATCAGCGCGGCTTTGTGTTGGGAGAATTGCAACGCTATCCAGAAGCACTGGCTTCGTTTGAACGAGCGATCGCCATTAACCCTGAGAATGCCTGGTCGTGGTATTACAAAGGATTGGCGTTAGCAATTACCAATCGCCCTGAAGAGGCAATCGACGCTGTGAAGCAAGCCTTGAGACTCGCCCCTGATTTTGAAGAAGCCCGCACCCTGTTGAACGAATTGCAGGCGATCGCCACCAACCAGCAACCGCTATCCCAGTTAAATTAA
- a CDS encoding AlbA family DNA-binding domain-containing protein, producing MEVDFARIQELIQQPQESLAVELKAWIDPDQPDGIAKIVKTALAMRNYGGGYMIIGFDNNTLEPIFNDAPCNVREIFHIDKIQGMITKYSSEQFEVAVEFPRRDEQDFPVIIIPTGVKTPVAAKSDFSCNEKFLIRADTVYVRSLSSNNVPSTTQAKPKDWDRLMEVCFDNREADIGRFIRRHLSGISLEQLNNLTAVLIENSKPKISTEDLLTEYLQESESRYQQALEDRKVTLPEHGAWEVGLILIGEVPHHSTNQEFLNLLNSSNPDYTGWPIWRDSRHIGEKDRPYVINGVWEALLSYGLRDFTRLDPRGKFFVRRLLEDDVKVSDSSPQKLTALDFGLTIIRVAEAIAVGLAFAKAMGCLIEKTSLAFAFKWTRLKGRKLSAWANPRRWIPQHYFAYQDEVTTFVNLPLDTPLSSLPQYVNQAVQPLFEVFDGFTLNENVVEDMTRRLIERRL from the coding sequence ATGGAAGTCGATTTCGCAAGAATACAAGAACTGATTCAACAACCTCAAGAAAGCCTTGCTGTTGAACTAAAAGCATGGATTGATCCTGACCAACCTGATGGTATCGCAAAAATTGTTAAAACCGCTCTCGCGATGCGTAATTATGGTGGTGGATATATGATAATTGGGTTCGATAACAATACTTTAGAGCCAATTTTTAATGATGCCCCATGCAATGTGAGAGAAATATTTCACATTGATAAAATTCAGGGGATGATCACTAAGTATTCTTCTGAGCAGTTTGAAGTAGCTGTAGAGTTTCCACGGCGAGATGAACAAGATTTTCCAGTAATCATTATACCTACAGGTGTTAAAACTCCTGTAGCTGCAAAATCAGATTTTTCGTGTAATGAAAAATTTCTGATTCGTGCTGATACAGTCTATGTACGTTCGCTGTCCTCTAACAATGTACCCAGCACAACACAGGCAAAACCAAAAGATTGGGATAGGCTCATGGAAGTTTGTTTTGATAATCGTGAAGCAGATATTGGTCGATTTATACGACGACATCTTAGTGGAATAAGTTTAGAACAATTAAACAATTTAACTGCTGTACTCATTGAAAACTCTAAACCAAAAATATCTACTGAGGATTTACTAACAGAATACCTTCAAGAAAGTGAGTCTCGTTATCAACAGGCTTTAGAAGATCGAAAAGTTACTTTGCCAGAACATGGAGCTTGGGAAGTAGGACTCATTTTGATAGGCGAAGTGCCACACCATTCAACTAATCAGGAGTTTCTTAATTTGTTAAATTCTAGTAATCCTGATTACACAGGTTGGCCAATATGGCGGGATAGCCGCCATATTGGTGAAAAAGATCGTCCTTATGTAATTAATGGAGTTTGGGAAGCATTACTCTCTTATGGATTAAGAGATTTCACTAGACTTGACCCAAGAGGAAAATTCTTTGTAAGAAGACTGCTTGAGGATGATGTTAAGGTGAGCGACAGCTCACCTCAGAAACTAACAGCTTTAGACTTTGGTCTAACTATTATTCGAGTTGCTGAAGCGATTGCAGTTGGCTTAGCTTTTGCAAAAGCTATGGGTTGCTTAATCGAGAAAACTAGCCTTGCTTTTGCCTTCAAATGGACTAGATTAAAAGGACGGAAACTCAGTGCGTGGGCTAATCCTCGTCGATGGATTCCCCAACATTATTTTGCTTATCAAGATGAAGTTACTACCTTTGTGAATTTACCACTTGACACTCCTCTATCATCCTTGCCGCAGTACGTAAACCAAGCTGTACAACCCTTGTTTGAGGTATTTGACGGTTTCACTTTAAATGAGAACGTAGTTGAAGATATGACAAGACGTTTAATAGAACGTAGATTATAA